In the Phaeobacter piscinae genome, CCCACAGGTATGGTCGTGCATCCGGCGCCCGGCACGCCGTCTGGCACGCTGGTCAACGCGCTGCTGCATCACTGCGGCGACAATCTCTCCGGCGTGGGCGGTGTCAAACGTCCCGGCATTGTTCATCGCATCGATAAGGAAACCAGCGGGTTGTTGGTGGTGGCCAAATCCGACGCCGCCCATCAGGGGTTGGCGGCGCAGTTTGAGAAACACACAGTGGAACGCTACTACCGCGCGATTTGCTACGGTGTGCCCGACGCCAACGATCCTCGCTTGCGTGGGGTTAAGGGCACCAGTTTCGAGCCGGGCAATATCCTGAAGCTGACCACCCAGTTGGCCCGTCACAAGACCGACCGGCAGCGGCAGGCGGTTCTGTTTCAGGGCGGCCGTCATGCCATCACCCGCGCGCGCATCGTCAATGCCTTTGGCACACCGCCAGTTGTCGCATTGATCGAATGTTGGCTGGAAACCGGACGCACCCATCAGATTCGCGTGCATATGGCGCATGCGGGGCATGGGCTGGTTGGGGACCCTGTTTATGGCGGCAAGCGCAAGCTGGCGGCAAAATCACTACCGGAAGACACCGCCGCTGCCATCCAGGCCTTCCCGCGTCAGGCGCTGCATGCGGCCGTTCTTGGGTTTGTCCACCCGGTCACAGGCGACGCCATGCGGTTTGAAGCGCCCCTGCCGGAAGATATGGCGCATTTGCTGCAAAAGCTGGGCGCCGCGGGTACATAAATCCGCCTCTTGCTTGGTAACATACTGAACTGTAGGTATGATTCCCCGCGTCGCCGAATTGGTAGCGCGGCTTTTGGCCTGCAAATTGTTGTGAACTCAATCACAGACCGCTTTTCTTCTGATTTCTATAAGAGATAAAATCGGCAACTCTTGAACGGGGCTGTGCGTTAACCCATATGACGAGATGTTAAGTCCTTATACATTGGGAGGGACACGAAAAATGGCGAATTATGCAAATCTGCCCGCACCAACCCCCGAAGGCGGGTTGAACCGGTACCTTCAGGAAATCCGCAAGTTCCCTTTGTTGGAGCCGGAAGAAGAATACATGCTGGCCAAGCGCTGGGTGGAAGAGCAAGACAGTGCCTCTGCCCATAAGATGGTGACGTCGCACCTGCGACTGGCTGCGAAAATTGCCATGGGCTATCGTGGTTACGGTCTGCCACAGGCTGAGGTGATCTCCGAGGCCAATGTCGGCTTGATGCAGGCGGTGAAAAGGTTTGACCCCGAGAAGGGCTTTCGCCTCGCAACTTACGCGATGTGGTGGATTCGTGCTTCGATCCAAGAATATATCTTGCGCTCATGGTCGCTGGTGAAGCTGGGCACCACTTCGGCACAGAAGAAGTTGTTCTTCAATCTGCGCAAGGCCAAAGCCCGTATCGGCGCGCTAGAAGAGGGGGATCTGCACCCTGACAGCGTCAAAAAAATTGCCACCGACCTTGGCGTGACCGAAGCTGAGGTGATCTCCATGAACCGGCGTATGTCCGGTGGGGACGCCTCCCTCAATGCCACTGTGGGCAGCGAGGGCGAGGGCACCATGCAGTGGCAGGATTGGCTGGAAGACGAAGATGCCGATCAGGCCGGTGATTATGAGGCACGCGATGAGCTTGAGGCGCGGCGTGAACTTCTGGCCAGCGCGCTTGAGGTGTTGAATGACCGCGAGAAGGATATTCTGACCCAGCGCCGTCTGGCCGATCAGGCAAAGACGCTGGAGGACCTTAGCACTCAATACGGTGTCAGCCGCGAGCGGATCCGCCAGATCGAAGTACGCGCCTTCGAGAAGCTGCAGAAGAAAATGCGCGAACTGGCGTCCGAGAAGGGCATGTTGTCAGTTCAGTGATACCAAGTATATCGGCGCTGCAAATTTGATGAAACGGCCCCGCCCTGGGGCCGTTTTCCACCGCTTGGCAGGGGTTGCAGATTCGCAGATAAACAGGGCCGGGCCTTAACTTTTGCGGGTTTCAAACACCTTAAGAAAACAGATCGAAACTCTACGTAATATCGGTGCAAAACGGGCAATTGAAGAGGTTGACCTAACGCTTTGTTAGGGGGCAGCGGCATAGGGTCGGGAAATCTAATTCCTTAAAGGATCAAGTGACCGATGCCGTCCATTTTCTATCGTCTTCCCATCCGTATCTACGCAGTGGTGGCGATGGCGCTCGCACTTTCCGTGCTGTTGACCGTCCTGCTGCTGTCACGCGCTGTCGATAATGCCTATGCAATGCGCGACCGCGAGCTGCACAACATCATCGACACCTCGATCAGCTTGCTTGCTGATCTTGAAGCCCGGGTGCAGTCGGGCGACCTAACTGCTGATGAGGCGCGCGCCCAAGGGCGTGAGGTGATTGAAAAAATCCGCTTCGAGACATCCGGATATCTCTTCGCTTTCGACCAGGACTTGATTGTGCGGGCGCACCCGATGGTGCCGGATTGGGTTGGCACAGATCGGTCCGGCTTCGAGGACGTGAAGGGCATGAAGGTTTTCCAGGAACTTGGCAAGATTGCCGCCAGCGATGGTGCCGGATCTGTCCGATATTGGTTCCAGAAGCCTGGGCAGACCACGCCGGAACAGAAAATCGGTTATGTGCAGGCGTTTGAACCTTGGGGCTGGATCATCGGCACCGGTTCCTATGTATCGGATATCCAAGCGGACCTGGCTCAGATGCGGATCGAATCGATGATCACACTCGGGGTGAGCCTTGTTTTGCTGATGATCGCATCGACGGTTCTTTTGCGCAGTGTTACCGGGCCGATCAACAGGCTGAAAGCGCGGATGGCTTCCATGGCGGAGGGTGAAACCCATGCGGATGTTCCCTACACGCGGGCCCGCAGCGAAATCGGCGAAATGGCCCGCACGCTGGAGGCCTTCCGCGAGAAACTTGAGCAGCAAGAGGCGATGAAAGGCCATCAACAGGCCCGTGACGCCGAACGTGCCGATGTCGTTCAGGTTATCTCCAGTCGTCTGGCCACACTCTCAAAAGGAGATCTGACGGTCCGTATCAACGAACATCTGCCCGAAGATTACGCCCAGCTGCAGCGCGATTTCAACCGCACAGCCGAGACATTGAGCACGACCGTGACCCAGGTGATCGACACCGCCGAGAGCATTCGCAGTGGCGCAAATGAAATTAGCCAGGCCTCCGACGATCTGTCGAACCGCACCGAAAGCCAGGCCGCCACGCTGGAGGAAACCGCGGCCGCCCTTGACGAGATGACGGCCAGCGTGAAATCCGCCGCCGAAGGCGCGCGCAGCGTCGAAGGCATCATGCAAGAGGCCAAGCAGGAAGCCGAAACCAGCGGTGAAGTGGTTCAGAGCGCAGTCTCTGCCATGACCGAGATCGAGCAATCCTCGACGCATATTTCGCAGATCATCGGGGTGATCGACGATATCGCCTTCCAGACCAACCTTCTGGCGCTCAATGCCGGGGTGGAAGCGGCGCGCGCCGGTGAGGCTGGCAAAGGCTTTGCGGTGGTTGCCAGCGAGGTGCGCGCCCTGGCGCAGCGCTCTTCGGATGCGGCGATGGAGATCAAGACGCTGATCGGTGACAGCACCAAACAGGTGGAGCGCGGCGTGGATCTGGTCGGCAAGACCGGCGATGCACTGCAAAGCATCGTCGAGCGGGTTGGCCATATCTCGAAACTGGTGTCTGGCATTGCGACCGGTGCCAGCGAGCAGTCCACCGGCCTGCATGAGATCAACACCGGCGTGACCCAGTTGGACCAGGTCACCCAGCAGAATGCCGCCATGGTTGAAGAGGCCACTGCCGCCGGGCACATGCTGAATGCGGATGCCAGCAAACTGGCTGAACTGGTCGCGCATTTCCGCGTGGCAGCGGGCGGGCGGCAGGCAGCGGCGCCGGTTCGCAAATCCGCAGCGGCGCCGGCGCCAGCTCAGATCCAGGTTGCCGCGCAAGATACTCCCCCCGCCGCCCCCAGTGCCGCCCCCAGTGCCCATGGCGATGATTGGGACATCGAAGCGGTCACACCCAAGCCGGCACCGGCCGCTGCCAGCAGCAGTGGCAATGCCGCCAAGGACATCTGGCAGGATTTCTGATCCCGCCAAACGCCCCCAGCCCCTAGGCCAAACAAAGTGAGGTCAGCTCAGGCTCGGAATTGGGCCGATTACAAAAACACCGCGCCGGATCAGTCCGGCGCGGTGTTTCCGTGTCGACCGCACTGTTAGATGCGCCCTTGGGCAGCAAGGGGCGCCACCGCCCCCGGAAATAGCGGTCCGAGGCAAAGACACGCGAAATGCCGTGCAGCCACGGGTCTCTTCAGGCGTCAGCCTAAGGGGGTTCTGGCTGCGATGGCCAGCAGGCCTGAGCGGGGCGGTTCAGGCTGCGACTTCCTTCAGCCATTCATGGACATAATCACCGGCATGGGCGCAGGCCTGATCCAAATTCTGACCGGCCATCAGTTGAACGGCAATTGCCGTGGCAAGGGTGCAGCCGGTGCCACGCCTGCCGCGCTGCAGCCGTGGTCTGTCGTAGCGCACATGCGTGTCACCAAAAAAGAGCTGGTCAACCGATATGGCCCCGCCTCCGTGTCCGCCTTTGATCAGCACCGCATCGGCGCCCGCCTCCTGCAACTGACGGGCCTGCAATGCGATGCCGGATGCCTCAGGGCTGTCGGGTTGCCGGTTGCTGGCGGAGGGGGCAAGCTGAGCGGCCTCTTGCAGATTGGGGGTGATGAGAGTGGCGCGCGCAATCAGCGGTTTGACGTCTGCGACCTGCATCAACTGGCCGCCGGAACTGCTGCGCAGCACGGGATCCAGCACAACCGGGCATGTTTCGGGCACCGAATGGGCCAGCGCCTTGGCGATGGCTTTGGCGGCCATTGCGCTGCCGACCATACCGATTTTTACTGCAGAAATCGGCCCGGTCGCGGCGGCTGCGCGTATCTGGCTCTGGATGGTCTCGGGGGGCGTCGGGCGGATCTCCTCCAGCGCCGTGTCTGTCTGCACTGTGATCGCCGTCACCACCGGCCGCAACGCGGGCGATCGCTGTGCGAATGGAGGCAACAGCTGCGCCATTGCAGTGGCCGCGGCGATGTCGCGGGTCAATCCCGCACCGCCGCTGCTGTCGGTCCCAGCGATGATCAGAAGCGCGCTCATCCGCGCCGACCCGCGGCCAGCAGGACAATTTCTCCGACAAACTCCGGGGCAATCTCAGCCGCCATGCGCCAGGCGCGCAGGCCACTGTGACAGGCCAGCACCACGCGGCGATCACGGGGCAGATCGCTTGCGCGCAAGGCCTCCGGCAGGATACGGACAGCAGCGCGGACGGCGGGTGTCGGGGCTTCTTGCGCGGAGCGCAACTCAACCACGTAATCCTCATCGGTGATCGCGTTCCGCCCGATGAAGGGGAAGGGGCGGGATGGCTCCTCTGCAGTGCTGAAATCAAAACCACCCATCTGCAGCCCTGCGAAGTCCACGCTGAAGAGGCGCCCGCGCGGGGTCGGCTGGTGGTTGAGCAACAGTTTCAGCGCCAACTGTGCCTGCCAGGCGCCAATCACACCGACAACCGGGCCCATAATACCGGCACTGGCGCAGGTGGCGGCACTGCCGGGCGGGTCAGGGAAGACCGCGCGCAGCGACGGGCCACCGCCGCAGAAGACGCCGATATAGCCCGATTGTGCCAGTGCCGAAGCAGAGATCAAGTCTCGCCCCAGCCGCTGGCAACAATCTGACAACGTATACGACACCGCGTGGCTGTCGGCGGCATCGATCACCAGATCCACCGGTGTCACCGCAGCTGTGACATTGTCGGGGGTGAGATCTCGCGCATGGGGATGCAGGCGCAATTCGGGCGCCATGGCGCGCAGCCTTTCGCGGGCGGCGTCAACTTTGTAGCGGCCGATATCTGCGGGCATATACAGGGGTTGGCGCGGCAGGTTCGTGGCCTCTACACTGTCGCCATCCATCACCGTGATTTCACCAAGTCCAGCCCCGGCGAGATATTGCAGGACGGGGCTGCCCAGCCCGCCAGCCCCGACCACCAGAACATGGGCGGCTGCGAGCTTTGCCTGTCCTTCCGCCCCCACCTCGGGCAGGGCAATCTGGCGGTCAAAGCGGCTCATGAGGCACAGGCCTTGATCCATTCGCGGGTGCGCGCCTCCGGATCAGGGGCCTGCTGGATATCGGTGACCACAGCGGCACTGTCTGCGCCCGCAGCAAAGACACCGGGCAGGCGTTCGGGCGTCAGCCCGCCAATGGCGACCAGAGGGGTGTCGCCCGCCATTTCCTTCCAGCGCCGCAGGCGATCCAAGCCTTGTGGCGCCCATTTCATCTTCTTCAGCAGGGTCTCATACACCGGGCCAAGGGCAATATAGTCCGGCTCAAACGCCAAGGCGCGCTCCAGTTCCGCCTCATCATGGGTCGACAGGCCAAATTGCACGCCCTTGCGACGCAGCGCGGCAAAATCGGCGCTGTCCATGTCTTCCTGCCCGAGATGGACAAATCCGCAATTCAGGTCCAGCGCGACCTGCCAATGGTCATTGACCACCAGCTGTGCGCCATGCACCGCACAGAAATCCCGCGCCCGCGCGATCTGGCGGCGGATCTCCTGCTCTGGCAGGTCCTTCAACCGCAGCTGCACCAGCCGGACCCCATGCGGCACCAGCAGTTCCAGTTGGCTGACATGGCCAACGATCAGGTAAAAACGCTCCATTGTCGTCTCCAAATTGAGGGGGCTCAGCTCAGCGCGGCGAGGCCAAGAACAGGGGTGGAGGGCACGGCCATATCGCGGCGTTCCATCGGGTCAGCCAGATACCCTTCACGGCCGGCCTCAATCGCGAGTGCGATGGCACCGGCCATGCCGGCAGGGTCTCCGGCCTTTGCCACTGCGGTATTCAGCAGCACCGCATCCATTCCCAGCTCCATTGCCTGGGTGGCATCCGAAGGGCGACCGATGCCCGCATCGACGATCAACGGCACGTCGGGAAAATGCGCCCGCATTGCGCGCAGCGCATCGGGGTTGCGCAGGCCCTGACCGGATCCAATCGGCGCGCCCCAAGGCATCAACACCTCGCAGCCTGCCTCCAGCAGTTTTTCTCCCACCACCAGATCATCGGTCGTGTAGGGAAACACCTGAAACCCGTCATCAGACAGCACGCGCGCGGCCTCCACCAGCGCAAACACATCGGGCTGCAGCGTGTCGGAATGACCGATCACCTCCAGTTTGATCCACGGGGTGTCAAACAGCTCGCGCGCCATATGGGCGGTGGTCACGGCCTCCTGCACAGAATGGCACCCGGCTGTGTTGGGTAGGATGCGACAGTTCAATGTCCGCAACTGATCCCAAAACCCGGCGCCGGTGCCCTCCGCCGTTTCCCGCCGCAGCGACACCGTGATGATCTCGCTGGCGCTGCTTTTGATTGCCGCGTTCAGAACGCAGGGTGAGGGGTATTGCGCGGTCCCCAGCAACAGGCGTGAAGTGATGTCCTGACCATAGAGTTGCATGGTTCAGCCCCCTTGCATCGGCGTGAGGATCTCCAGCCGATCCCCCTCCGCCAGTTGAGTTTTGGGGCGGGCAGCGCGGGCCACGAAGTGTCCGTTGACGGCGGTTGCAACTGCGGACTGGGCATAGCCGAGCTGGTGCAGCGCCTCGTCGAGAGTGCCGGCGCGGACCTCATGCGGTTTGGCGTTGACGGTGATTTTCATCCTGTGTCTCCGGTCTCAGGCGGTTTGCCACCTGCTGCGCCATGGCGGGCGCCAGCAGAAATCCGTGGCGGTACAGCCCATTGAGGAAAAGCGTCCCGCCGTCCTGATGAAGGCGGGGCAGATTATCGGGGAAGGCGGGGCGCAGACCTGCGCCGGTTTCCACCACGCTGGCCTCGGCAAATCCGGGGTGCAGGGTGAAGGCGGCGTTCAGCAACTCACTGAGCGAGCGCAGGGAAATTGCGCGCGTCGATGTGCTCTCAATCATCGTGCCGCCGATCATGAACAGGCTGTCGCCCCGCGGCACAAGGTAGAGCGGCATTCGCGGATGGAGCAGCCGCAGCGTGCGACTGATCTCCACCTCCGGGCAATGCAGGATCGCCATCTCGCCGCGCACAGGGCGCAGATCTGGCAGTTGCCCTGCGGCGGCGATGCCCCTGCAATCCAGATCAACAGAGCCGGGGGCATCCGTGCCAAGGCAGATTTCCGCCCCCAGCGCGGCGGCCGCAGCCGCCAGATCCCGGATGGCGCGACGCGGGTCCAGATGCGCCTCCTGTTCGAAGAACAAACCTTGCGCAAAGCGCCCTGTGAGGGCTGGTTCCAGTGCCGCGATCTCTGCCCCGTCCACCCCCCGATAGCCGGTCGTGCGACGGGCAAAGCGGGTCAGCTCTGCCCGGTCGCGGGCTGGCGCCACCACCAGCGTGCCGCGGCTGTGGACGGCTGTGACCTTGGCCCACCAGTCGATGGCGCGGCCACCGAGGGTGATCACCTCCTCTTCGGCGCTTTCGCGTTCACACCAGGGCGCCAGCATGCCGCCTGCATAGCGCGAGACACTGCCCGCACCGATCTCTGTCGCGCGCTCATAGACCCGCACCGCAACCCCGCGCTGCGCCAGTTCATAGGCGCAGGCGAGGCCCGCGAGGCCTGCACCTGCGATGGTGATCATTCCGCAGGTTCCGCAGCCTCGGGCGCTGGCACATAGAGTTCGCCGCCCTCGCGGAACTTGGCGGCCATCGCCTCCATGCCTTCCTTCTGCGCCTCGGCACGGATGTCGTGGCTGATCCGCATGGAGCAGAACTTCGGACCGCACATGGAGCAGAAATGCGCCACCTTATGCGCCTGTTTCGGCAGGGTCTGGTCGTGGAACTCGCGCGCAGTATCCGGGTCCAGCGAGAGGTTGAACTGGTCCTCCCAGCGGAACTCGAACCGCGCACGGCTGAGGGCGTCGTCACGGCGCTGCGCCCCCGGCAGGCCCTTGGCGAGGTCGGCTGCATGGGCCGCGATCTTATAAGTGATCACGCCTGTTTTCACGTCGTCGCGATCCGGCAGGCCAAGGTGTTCCTTGGGTGTCACGTAGCAGAGCATCGCACAGCCGAACCAGCCGATCATCGCCGCCCCGATACCGCTGGTGATGTGGTCATAGCCCGGCGCAATATCCGTGGTCAGCGGCCCAAGCGTGTAGAACGGCGCCTCGTGGCAGCACTCCAACTGCTTGTCCATGTTCTCCTTGATCTTGTGCATGGCGACATGGCCCGGCCCTTCGATCATCACCTGGCAATCCTTGGCCCAGGCGATCTTGGTCAACTCGCCCAGGGTTTCCAACTCGGCAAACTGCGCCTCGTCATTGGCGTCCGCAATCGAGCCGGGGCGCAGCCCGTCGCCCAAGGAGAACGAAACATCATACTGGCGGCAGATGTCGCAGATCTCCTCGAAATGTTCATAGAGGAACGACTCCTTGTGGTGATGCAGGCACCACTTGGCCATGATCGAGCCGCCGCGTGACACGATCCCCGTCACGCGGTTCACCGTCATCGGCACCATGTGCAGCCGCACGCCTGCGTGGATGGTGAAATAATCGACGCCCTGTTCCGCCTGTTCAATCAGCGTGTCGCGGAACACTTCCCAGGTCAGGTCCTCAGCGATGCCGTTCACCTTCTCCAGCGCCTGATAGATCGGCACGGTGCCGATCGGGACGGGGGAATTGCGCACGATCCATTCGCGGGTGTTGTGGATGTTGCGCCCCGTCGACAGATCCATCACCGTGTCGGCGCCCCAGCGGATCGCCCAGACCAGCTTGTCCACTTCCTCCTCCATCGAGGAGGTGACGGCAGAGGTGCCCATATTGGCGTTGATCTTCACCAAAAAATTGCGACCGATGATCATTGGTTCAATTTCGGGGTGGTTGATGTTGGCGGGGATGATGGCGCGGCCTGCTGCAATTTCGGACCGGACAAACTCTGGCGTCACATAGTCGGGGATATTGGCGCCCCAGTCATGGCCGTCGCGGTGACAGGGGGACAGGTCGCGCAGCTGATTTTCGCGGATCGCAACATATTCCATCTCCGGTGTGATGACACCAGCGCGGGCATAGGCCAGCTGGGTCGGTGCCTTGCCGTCCTTGCCGCGAAAGGGGGCGGGCTTCACCGGGAATTCCGGCACCAGCCGGTCGCCCTCGACAAAACCGTTGTCCTCGGGCTTCACATCGCGGCCTTGATAGCTTTCGACGTCGCCGCGGGCTTCGATCCACCGGCGGCGCAGCTGTGGCAGACCTTCGCGAATATCGGTCAGCACATCCGGGTCGGTATAGGGGCCGGAGCTGTCATAGACCGGCAGCGGCGCCTCGCCAGCGGTGGGGTGGGTGGCGATTTCGCGCATTGGCACGCGGATGTCCGGGTGGACTTCGCCGCTGACATAGATCTTGCGCGATGCAGGCAATGCGCCTGTGGTGATTTTCGGGTTGGGGACGTTCATTTTGGTGCTCCTCGAAGCCTAGACTTGGAAAAGACACCAGATGAGGTTTGGCTCGGGAAACAGAGGGCGTAGGACCCCCTTGTTCAGTCATCGCAAGACGTCCGGGAGTGTACAAGTCCCGTAGCCATGCGCGCCTAGCTTCCTACGCCAGTATCAACTGGGTCAGGTTCAAAGGGTCGCGCCGCCGGTTCGGGAATGCCCCGCACCTAAACGCCTCTCAGTCCCCTTGGCGGGACTCCCCTGCGTGCTTTAGGGGTAGGGGAGACAGGGTCTCTCCGTCAATATGTTATTTTATAGATTATTTTTAACGTTTTATTTTAGGATGTTGTGACGGTTTTGGTTGGAGATTAGAGCGAATTCGCCGCAGTGCAGCTTTGCACTTGATCGCTGCACGTCAAGTTATCTATAAAACACCAACGCCATCCGCGTATGGCCATCTGGTAGAGAGAACAGGAGACAGCATGCTGGACGCTGCACCCATCCGCACCGATTGGACCCGCGAGGAAGCGGAGGCAATTTACAACACGCCCTTCATGGATCTGCTGTTTCAGGCGCATTCGGTGCATCGGCAGTATTTCGACCCCAATCAGGTGCAGAAATCCAAGCTTCTCAGCATCAAGACCGGCGGCTGCGCCGAGGACTGCGCCTATTGCTCCCAGTCGGCGCGCAACGGCGCGCAGCTGTCGGCCTCCAAGCTGATCGAAGTGCAGCGGGTGATTGCCGAGGCGCGCAAGGCCAAGGAAGGCGGCGCCACGCGCTATTGTATGGGCGCGGCCTGGCGCTCGCCCAAGGACCGTGACATGGCCGCATTGGAGGCGATGGTGCAGGGGGTCAAGGATCTCGGGATGGAAACCTGCATGACCCTTGGCATGCTGGACGAGGAACAGGTTTTCCGCCTGCGCGACGCGGGCCTTGATTACTACAACCACAACATCGACACCTCCGAGCGCTACTACTCCGAGATCATCACCACCCGCACCTTTGCCGACCGGATCGACACCCTGAACCGGGTGCGCGAGGCGGGCATCAAAGTCTGCTCCGGCGGTATTGTCGGCATGGGCGAGCAGCAGCTGGACCGCATCGACATGATGCTGGCGCTGGCCACGCTGGAGGTGCATCCGGATTCGGTGCCCGTGAACATGCTGATCCCGATCGCCGACACGCCGCTGGCGGATGTGGAAAAGCTGGACCCGATCGAATTTGTCCGTTCCGTGGCGCTGGCCCGGATCCTGATGCCGAAATCCCACGTGCGCCTGTCCGCAGGCCGCACCGATATGTCGGATGAGATGCAGGCGATGTGTTTCTTTGCCGGCGCCAACTCGATCTTTGTGGGGGATACGCTGCTGACCGCGGACAACCCGGAAGAAGACAAGGATCAGCAGCTGTTCGACCGTCTGGGCATCACCGCAATGGCGGTGGGATGTGACGGCAGCCGCTGATGGCGGGCGCCTTCCCGAGGCATGAGACATCGCTGGATGCGCTGCGCAATCGCGGGCGCTACCGGCAGCTGATGCCGCGGGACGGGCATGATTTTGCCTCCAACGACTATCTTGGGCTGGCGGGCAGCGATGTGCTGCGCGCTGCCGCCGCTGATGCCTTGGCGCGAGGAGTGCCGGTCGGCGCAGGCGGTTCGCGCCTGCTGCGCGGCAATGACGCAGAGCATCAGCAGTTGGAAGCTGAGGCGGCGGCGTTCTTTGGAACCGAGGCCGCGCTGTTCATGGGCGGCGGCTTCACTGCCAATCAGGCGATCTTCTCGACCCTGCCGCAGCAGGGTGATCTGGTGCTCTATGACGCACTGATCCATGCCAGCACCCATGACGGCATGCGGCTGGGCCGCGCCGACACCCGCAGCTTTGCCCACAGCGACGTGGAAGATGCTGCAAGGGTGCTGAAAGACTGGCGCGCCCAAGGCGGCGAGGGCCAGGTCTGGATCGCGGTTGAGGCGGTCTATTCGATGGACGGTGATCTGGCGCCGCTGGACGCACTGATGGCGCTGGCGGATGCCACCGGCGCCGTGTTGGTGGTGGATGAGGCCCATGCAACCGGTGTCTTTGGCAATCTGGGGCGTGGGCTGGCGCATGATATCGCGCACCGTCCCAACGTCCTTTCCTTACACACCTGCGGCAAGGCGCTGGGCGCCTCCGGTGCGCTGATCTGCGGCCCGAGTGTGCTGATTGAGACGCTGATCAACAAGGCCCGCAGCTTCATCTATGCCACCGCGCCGTCGCCGCTGAACGCCGCACTGGTCCGCGCTGCTTTGTATGAGCTGCGGGATAATCCGGCCCGCCGCGACCGGGCATGGGAGGGCATCAGCCATGCCCAGGATGAGGCCAAACGGCTTTGCGGTCTGGCGGGCTTCCAGAGCCAGATCCTGCCGGTGGTGATCGGCGACGACAAACGCACCATGGCGCTGGCCTCGGCCATGCAGGCCCGCGGCTATGACATTCGCGGCATCCGCCCGCCGACGGTGCCCCGCGGCACCTCGCGGCTGCGGCTGTCGATTACTTTGAATACGGGGGCAGAGGTCGTCACCGCGATGTTCGAAGACCTCGCCCGGGAAATGGAGACAAACCCATGAGCGCGCTGATCGTCACTGGAACAGATACCGGCATCGGCAAGACCATCTTCTCGGCCGGCCTGGTGCAGGCCCTGGCCGCCACCTACTGGAAGCCGGTGCAATCCGGGCTGGAGGAGGAGACCGACAGCCAGATTGTTGCGCGCTTGTCAGGCCGCCCGGCGCTGCCTGAAGGGTATCTTCTGCAACTCCCTGCCTCGCCGCATCTGTCGGCAGAGGCCGAAGGCGTGGAGATCGACCCGGACGCGCTGCCCCTGCCTGAGGCCGATGGTGTGCTGGTCGCCGAAGGGGCAGGCGGTTTGATGGTTCCGCTGAACCGTGAGGCGCTGTATCTTGATCTGTTCGCCCGCTGGGGGGCGCCGGTGATCCTTTGTGCGCGGACGCAGCTGGGCACGATCAACCACACGCTGTTGTCGCTGAAGGCCCTGCGCGGCGCGGGCTGCCCAGTGGTTGGCGTTGTTTTCATCGGCGATCCGGAACCGGCGGTGGAGGAAACCATCTGCCAGTTCGGCAAGGCCGCGCATCTGGGCCGGCTGCCGGTTCTGGGCGAGCTGACCTCTGACGCGCTGGCGGTGGCCTTTCAGGCCAGCATCCAGGTGGACCTGATCAAGGCCGCCCTGGCCCAAGGAGAGATAGCATGAGCGCATCCGGCCTCACCCAGCTGGAATTCGACCAGCAGCACCTTTGGCATCCCTACACCAATGTCGCCAGACCCGGTCCGACCTT is a window encoding:
- a CDS encoding 8-amino-7-oxononanoate synthase, with translation MAGAFPRHETSLDALRNRGRYRQLMPRDGHDFASNDYLGLAGSDVLRAAAADALARGVPVGAGGSRLLRGNDAEHQQLEAEAAAFFGTEAALFMGGGFTANQAIFSTLPQQGDLVLYDALIHASTHDGMRLGRADTRSFAHSDVEDAARVLKDWRAQGGEGQVWIAVEAVYSMDGDLAPLDALMALADATGAVLVVDEAHATGVFGNLGRGLAHDIAHRPNVLSLHTCGKALGASGALICGPSVLIETLINKARSFIYATAPSPLNAALVRAALYELRDNPARRDRAWEGISHAQDEAKRLCGLAGFQSQILPVVIGDDKRTMALASAMQARGYDIRGIRPPTVPRGTSRLRLSITLNTGAEVVTAMFEDLAREMETNP
- a CDS encoding FAD-dependent oxidoreductase, whose translation is MITIAGAGLAGLACAYELAQRGVAVRVYERATEIGAGSVSRYAGGMLAPWCERESAEEEVITLGGRAIDWWAKVTAVHSRGTLVVAPARDRAELTRFARRTTGYRGVDGAEIAALEPALTGRFAQGLFFEQEAHLDPRRAIRDLAAAAAALGAEICLGTDAPGSVDLDCRGIAAAGQLPDLRPVRGEMAILHCPEVEISRTLRLLHPRMPLYLVPRGDSLFMIGGTMIESTSTRAISLRSLSELLNAAFTLHPGFAEASVVETGAGLRPAFPDNLPRLHQDGGTLFLNGLYRHGFLLAPAMAQQVANRLRPETQDENHRQRQTA
- the thiC gene encoding phosphomethylpyrimidine synthase ThiC, which encodes MNVPNPKITTGALPASRKIYVSGEVHPDIRVPMREIATHPTAGEAPLPVYDSSGPYTDPDVLTDIREGLPQLRRRWIEARGDVESYQGRDVKPEDNGFVEGDRLVPEFPVKPAPFRGKDGKAPTQLAYARAGVITPEMEYVAIRENQLRDLSPCHRDGHDWGANIPDYVTPEFVRSEIAAGRAIIPANINHPEIEPMIIGRNFLVKINANMGTSAVTSSMEEEVDKLVWAIRWGADTVMDLSTGRNIHNTREWIVRNSPVPIGTVPIYQALEKVNGIAEDLTWEVFRDTLIEQAEQGVDYFTIHAGVRLHMVPMTVNRVTGIVSRGGSIMAKWCLHHHKESFLYEHFEEICDICRQYDVSFSLGDGLRPGSIADANDEAQFAELETLGELTKIAWAKDCQVMIEGPGHVAMHKIKENMDKQLECCHEAPFYTLGPLTTDIAPGYDHITSGIGAAMIGWFGCAMLCYVTPKEHLGLPDRDDVKTGVITYKIAAHAADLAKGLPGAQRRDDALSRARFEFRWEDQFNLSLDPDTAREFHDQTLPKQAHKVAHFCSMCGPKFCSMRISHDIRAEAQKEGMEAMAAKFREGGELYVPAPEAAEPAE
- the bioB gene encoding biotin synthase BioB, giving the protein MLDAAPIRTDWTREEAEAIYNTPFMDLLFQAHSVHRQYFDPNQVQKSKLLSIKTGGCAEDCAYCSQSARNGAQLSASKLIEVQRVIAEARKAKEGGATRYCMGAAWRSPKDRDMAALEAMVQGVKDLGMETCMTLGMLDEEQVFRLRDAGLDYYNHNIDTSERYYSEIITTRTFADRIDTLNRVREAGIKVCSGGIVGMGEQQLDRIDMMLALATLEVHPDSVPVNMLIPIADTPLADVEKLDPIEFVRSVALARILMPKSHVRLSAGRTDMSDEMQAMCFFAGANSIFVGDTLLTADNPEEDKDQQLFDRLGITAMAVGCDGSR
- the thiS gene encoding sulfur carrier protein ThiS, yielding MKITVNAKPHEVRAGTLDEALHQLGYAQSAVATAVNGHFVARAARPKTQLAEGDRLEILTPMQGG
- a CDS encoding thiazole synthase; translation: MQLYGQDITSRLLLGTAQYPSPCVLNAAIKSSASEIITVSLRRETAEGTGAGFWDQLRTLNCRILPNTAGCHSVQEAVTTAHMARELFDTPWIKLEVIGHSDTLQPDVFALVEAARVLSDDGFQVFPYTTDDLVVGEKLLEAGCEVLMPWGAPIGSGQGLRNPDALRAMRAHFPDVPLIVDAGIGRPSDATQAMELGMDAVLLNTAVAKAGDPAGMAGAIALAIEAGREGYLADPMERRDMAVPSTPVLGLAALS